The genomic DNA ACGGCCTGAATTTACCATCGCGACGGGAAGGGCGCCGTTATGGTGGGGGAGCGGGTGCACGTGCCATATCTGTCtaaagggttagggttagtTGGCGCTCTGTAGCCATGTGTAAGATGACGGTCTGCTTGAAGAGCGAGTGTAGCTCAAGAGCTATTCTAGTTGCTTAAGAGCTATGCTAGTTTCTCAAGAGCTACGTTAGTTGATATTGCTTTGGACTATGGTTGGTGCATTCGTGAGCACTACGCTGTAGACAAGTAAGGCAACGCACATTGTATTCTGAACCATAGGTACCTGACAAAAAAGTCAGTCTGCCTCGAAAGATAGTTCGTAATatgccttgaaagatagtcaGTATGCCTTCAGAGATAGTCAAGAGGCCTATCAACTATCTTCCCAAGCATAGCTCAGAATATGGATATGTGTTGATTTGATACTTTTGCAGTGCCAATCATTTGTCCACAGCATGGCACTCATGAAGTTGCTGTTTCACGGAGATGATTGACATGTGAAAGGTAAACATCCGACTATTAATGCAAAGCTGCCTTTTTACTTCCAAATGGGCACTCATGTCTGGCTACCTGAATATGGAGTCATCTGATCGAAGCAGAGCTGCGATGCAACCGGCAGGCAATTTGAGGTCCAAATGGAGGTCCACCTCGTCAAAGGACGGGACCGAAGCCAAGTCCTGTTCCATGATGGTGGGTGCCGTTTCAAGCCTTCTGGCCACTGGGCGAAGCCCCTCAGAGCACGCCCAGCGCTGCAGCCAGTGAGGGCAGGGGTCTGGGGGCCTGGGGCAGACGCTAAATATGCAGCAACAacgtcaacaccacctttCTTCTCCGCTTTCTTGGTTGTCCAAGTCAGGTCTGGTGGTTGCATCACAAGCTGCCAACTCTGCCCACGACGGtgtcaccctcaccctcaccctcaccttcttaACTCATGTCTGACTGATTTGTTGTCCACCTGCCCCTCTCTGACGTTGCTCCATCTACTCACTTCAGGCAGCGCACCAGGCACCAAAGCTGTTCCACTTTCTTTTAGACCCAACCTCTGCGACAAAGAGGCCACCGGCCACATATATCCCCTCCACTCCTCGACTGAAATATTGGACACGGTCCGCGTTTAAGGATACTTTACAGACATTCGAGATCAAGACCGCAATCATGGCCGAGCCAGAAGTCGCATCAACAGACAGCGAAGCTGTCCCTACACCAGAAAACAGCACCCCCCTCGATGATGCCTCTCCTCTCGAAGAACATGTCCCCTCCATCGATACGCCAACCCTCgcgcccacctcccccgagtCCCGTCTCTCTCGAAACCCTTCATTctccggcagcagcagcacctaCCAAGAAGACTGGGACTCCAATTTCCCCCCTCTGGACCGCCTAACTGTCTTGGAGCTGCTCGATAACTTCACCCTCCCACAACAGCTTGAGAAACTCCAGAAGGGCATCTCGGCCCAGACTGAGAAAGTGCGCAAGTCCCGCGAAGCCTTCAACACCAAATCCCGCCAAGCCCGCGAGCGCATGGTAGACGAATGGCGCCGTCGTGTCCCCTCTGCTGAAGAGCAGCTCGACCGGTACCGCAAGCGCATGAGGAACTCGGTCGACAAACTCGGGAAACGCTGGAACGACACCAAAGCTATCACCCTCCGCGAGAAGATCTCGTTCATCTTCGGTGTCATGAACATTTTTGTCTCGGGGTATCTAATCGGCGGCTGGCCAGAGTACATGCACTGGTGGTACACCATCCAGATCTTGTATTTTATGCCTATTCGCTTCTACACCTACCACAAGCGGGGATATCACTACTTTCTTGCCGACCTCTGCTACTTTGTCAACTTTCTCCTGTTGTTATCCGTTTGGGTCTTTCCAAAGAGTAAACGGCTGTTTACAGCCGTGTACTGCCTCGCATTTGGAAACAACGCCGTGGCAATCATCATGTGGCGCAACTCGCTGGTCTTCCACTCGTTTGATAAAGTCACCTCGCTCTTCATCCACATCATGCCCTGCGCGACGTTGCACTGCATCGTTCACTTAATCTCCCCCGAACACCAAGCTTCTCGCTTCCCAGCCATTTACACAATCAAGCACTCTCCCGCTGGCTCGCCAACCGCTTACGCCAACGTCCTGAGCATGCTAGCCTGGTCCACAATCCCGTACGCGATCTGGCAGTTGAGTTACTACTTTTTTATCACCGTCCGCCGGAGAGACAAAATCGCCGCCGGCCGCCCGACATCCTTCACCTGGCTTAGGCAATCGTATTCCAAAGTCTGGATCGGAAAGTTTGTGTTGGGGCTCCCGGAGGCGTTGCAGGAGCCAGCGTTCATGTTTATACAATATGCATACGCGGTCCTGACGATGCTACCGTGCAGCCTGTGGTTTTACTACAGGTGGGCGAGTGCGGGTTTTTTGGGAgtggtttttgtttggtCGGTGTACAATGGGGCGACGTATTATATTGACGTTTTTGGAAAGAGGTTtcagaaggagctggaggcgatgaggaaggaggtggagaggtggcAGGGTGAGcatgaggggttggttggtagCGGCGGGGGGGGTGAtcatggggaggagaagaaggttgggcttggggaggggattAGTGGGAAGGTGCTGGAtgaaaggagggagggggatgaggatggggggagtgggttggATAATATTCCGCTGTTGAATGATGAAcggccggcggcggcgatggttacggggttggaggttggtgatgggggggcgAGGGATGTGGctagggagaggaggcaggggagggggggggtttaATTTTGTTTTtcgaggagggaagggatggatggttttttttttgtttttcatTTGTGGTCTCGTGTGTGTGtctggcgttgttgttgttgtggttgttgttggaataGGTTAGATTGTGGATTTTGGTTCGGATATATACCCCCGCTTCTTCTTTATTGACATGAGAGAATAATGAGTCTGTTGCAATATTATGTTTGACTTTCGATGAGAATGTGGCATCTTTTGTGAGTTTGCACGTCGTGGGAAGTGAAATTAAGGCCTTAAATAGTAGTTAATGGAGCGTAAAAGAAAGTTGTAGGCCTTGAAAAGGAACTAACAGGACTTGAAAAGAACTAACAGGACTTGAAAAGAACTAACAGGACTTGAAAAGAACCAACAGACTTTAAAAGATAAAAGATGGTCGACAGGGCTTTGAAGATAGTAAAAAGGCCTActgcttcttggtctttttttttctttttttttttttttgggggagatAGTTTACAATGATATGCGTTGACTTACATTGCCCATTATTGTATCCAGAGCGTGACTGGGTAAGGATTTAGGAGAAGATCATTTGGATGAGCGAGGTTGCCATCGACGTAAAGGGCAACAACAGGCCAGCTTCATTTCAAGCTCAGTAAAAACTCGGGATAAAAGCATCTGATCATGGAAACTAGCAAGATACCCTTTCACTTCGAGCCGAATAAAGACTCCTGCCGCAATCACACACACCGACTCCATAATAAAGCATGAGATGAGAAGCAAATCCATTTCATGTAACTACACCAcctaccaccatcaacaccacccacccacccagctACAAAGCGCAATCATGACCTGGTTTCCAATAATGTACAACAAACAAGCCCCGCTtatcccccaaaaaaaaaaaattaatgAACCAAGCGCCATAACaattaaaaaaaagtcaATTAATAAACAACCCATGAATCCCGCTTTCATACTCTagcaagaaagaaaagaaaaaaagacataacccaacacctcctcccaccaaccaaaccatGATAAACAAATTCCGCTTTGTTGAAAGAAAGATGGCAAAAAGAGCCCCGGGTATTGACCACCACATCCCATCCAGATGTCCCATGTTACCCAGCCAGCTCCATTCCATCCATCAATCCCCCCTTCCATATCCATGATGATCGATTGATCCCTTTAACCCCAACCGACCCACCGACCCAAAGCCAAACCAGagacaccatcatcatcaacaccaccaccaccaccaccaccaccaaacacccAACACACTTGCTTTTGATTGAAAGAGCTCCGTTTCTCCCCCAagtgttgtcgtcgtcgtgtgTCATCCACCTCGTAAGTTTCGTGTCATGGTGTACACTAAAAAAAACCTGTCAGTCGCTTGCCCCTTCCATATAtgaaaaaaggggaggagaaactAACAAATCTCAAttgagagaaaagagagaaaaatcCATCTCCTGCTCGCTGCAAGCAAAGATAAACACTTTCTTCCCGCTGATTCCCcgcccccaactccaaaagcCACTTGTTCGGCGTCTGGCTCAAGAAAGCATGTGAAAATCACTAACCCTTTCACCTAATAACCCCCCACTCCTGCAACCTTATActtcctccgccccctccccatcctcccccatcctcccacccctcttcccaaacacgttccaaaacctcaacgTCTCGTCCCCCGCCCCCgtgaccaccaccctcccgtCCGGGCTCATAGCCAGGTACAGCACCCGATAAGTGTGCCCCGTCAAACTCGCCACCTGCGTCATGCTCGGGTACTTCCACACCACAATCTGGTTCTGGCTGTACCCATGCGTCGAGACAATCTCGTTCGAGTTCTTGCTCCACGCCAAGTTGCAAACCTGGCTCCCCGTGTCAATCTCATTGACAACGGTCCCCCTCACCGTATCGTGGAAAATGATCCGGCGGTCGGCCGTACCGCCACCGGAAGCCAACAGTCCACGTTGGTGAGGGCTCCAAGCAATCGCCTTCACCGCGGCGGTGTGGTCCGAAAATTTCCACAGTGGCGAATCCGAGAGCTTATCCCAGACCATTAGTTTGTTGTCGTTCCCTCCACTCGCCAGCTGCCCATCCTCGCAGTTCCATTTTAGTCCGCACACTTCCTGCTTGTGCCCGACTAGCTTCCTCATCCACGGATCTGGGGCTCGCACATCACGGTGGTATATGGACCGATCCCGCGAGCCAGAGGTGAGGATGTGCGTGTTCCAGGCCAGAGCACCCACACGGTTAGTGTGGCCTACCATAGTCCTCAACCTTCGCTGCCGCTCCGCATCCCAGATTTGCACTAGGCCCTTTCCAGTTCCGATGGCAATGTGTGTGCCCTTTTGTATCCACGACACGCTCGTAACGGTGTCGTCTTCTAACATGCAGAGCTTGTTGACGCGACTGGTCTGGGCGTTCCACATGTACACGCTCGATCCCAGGCCGACGCCTAATACATTTGCGTTGCCCCAGTCAACGAGGTTGAGGTAAAAGTCATCTGCGAGCTCGGGAGCATCCAACACCTTATACGGAACCTTGCTCACGGCACGCGGTTGTCGCCGTGGGCTGAGGAGCAGTTGCTGACTCCCATATCTCACTGGCGATAAGCTGTACACTTCGGACCGGGTGTCCAAGTTGGGCCCGTGTCGACTTTGTGGCGTCCttgaaggtgttggatggCCTGCAATGCTGTGACGAGGCGACATGTAGGAGAACAGATTCTTGTGTGGTGTGGATGGTGTCAAATTTgatggcaaagatgatggtggtggcccgTTTGGTGGGGTGTGTGATCTGGTGGCATGGCCATGGGAGAGCCTGTTGTGCTCTGGTGACATGGAAGGCGGTGACACCTGTGGTATCGAATTCTCAAACAACTCTGTCCGCAGCAGGCGGGAGAATGTCCGATTTGCCTCCTCAGCTACATTCGAGGATTAGCTACATGGCACACCCAGTTGTGTTCACAGGACTCACTTCTCTGATAGTGAAGCTCCCCATGCGGGGTCCGCTTCTTTTGTCTTGACGGGGTCGCGGGCGACCCATCTTCATGCAAGAGACTGAAACTTGCCTGGAGGTCTTGGCCAGACCGCGTGGGAATAAAGCTATGAGCGACCAGTCAGCAACAAGAACAGATgaaaaaaaagtcaaaaaaTCAACATACCGGTCACCGTTGATCCTTTGCCGTTTCCTACTCGGACTAGCTCCAGGTGTGCTTTCTCGGTGCTGCCGACCGATTTCCCGCCGTAGCGCGTGGTCGACGGCATCCAGTCCAATGTCGGTGGATCTTGAACTCGACCGTCCATTTCTCGAGCTTCCGGCATGCGACGGTTCCACCTTCAGACGTTCCCCTGGCGGGGGAGGCGTCGACAACCTTGCACTGGCGGCGGCCGAACTGTGTGACTCCTGGATTGGCCTCTTCATGGTGGGAGATAATGCAGCGCCGTTTGAAACGTCGCCGTTGATACCCATGCTTCTCTTGCTTTGATCCTCAGCGCCCCTTTTCCAAATTCACAGAAATTGATTGCCGCGCGGGTTTGGCGACAGGCGCGCTTTACATAGGCTGGATTGGAGTCGGACGAGAGGCGGGTGTGGTGAGAGGTGAAGTCGGAAGAGTCGGTCGCAGGACAAAGAACGCGCGATTGTTGCGGGACAGCGATGAAATGCGGGGCAAACAGTTTTCGCAAAAAGTGAATAGTTGCATAGACAGCTTTTGTGGAGCGAGCGATGGTATTGTTGTGCTGCTGTGGGAGAAGTCGCGATCTCGTCTCTTTGCTTGTCTTGGGGAACAACAATCGCAAGGAGCGGCGGGGCGACTGGGCAACGGGAGCTCTCTTAATAGGAGACAACTGCGGGTTCTCGTGTCCGATAGACTCGAATAAGTGGCAGCGCCACAACCACAATCTCGCAAACTCTAAAGTCGACAGACAATCCTCTGCAAAGGTAGGGCTACCGGAATAATGCTAGGCATTCGTCAGGCCgtgaggttgggagggatggCGTCGACAGCTcgaggtgtgtgtggtgatggaagTTGGCGAAGCACAGAAGGCCAACCCTCTGAAGGCAGAGACGGAAGCCCTCTGAAGCGGGAGAGCGCGGGCAACAGGCGACGGGCGATAGTCGCGCTAAGCCGTTGATTAGCCGATTCCAAACAAGCGAGACCCTTGCTCGAATGCTCGAGGGGCACGGACCATCCAAACACAGCAGTGACCTCGTGGGCTGCCTGTGGCTGTCTCTACGCTGTGAAACTTGGCGGCGCCtaaaacaacaacatctccagcttcctctcctccctggAACTGCCAGCCGACGCCAGGAATGCATACAGCTCACCCAAATCTTTACCGTCTTTTCCACATGGCCATTCACGTGCTTTCCTCTAAAAACAAGCCCCAGCCCTTGATTCCTCATTGTCTCCCCGTCCTATAGAACTTTTGGAAGCTCTCGTCTGGCATGTTGTCCCATGATGTAGGTAGACCCCACACTCAGCTACTAGGTCCTATTCATATCCTTCACATAGTCCGTGGAGGTTGGGATAGCAGTGGATGGCTATCAGTATCAACCTGGTCTGGTTTAGCAAGGTATGATTGTATGCTATCGTCAACGCAGCAGCACAACCCCTCATCTCGACCTCACACTTAACGGGTCCGAGTGCCCCCTCTGTGAGCGCACACTCAAATGataccaacccctccctatAATctttgcggtggtggagtggggCACTGGAGATGAGGTCTTCTGACGGTAAACACGGAGAGGGGAGGTACGGTGAGAGAAAATATTGTTGAGTCTTTCGCGATGACTGTTTTGCGTTTCTCTCTCGATTGggcatgttgttgttgttgttgttgtttctgccCAGCTTTCACGATGGGGGGATCCTCCGACTGAGTGGCTAGAGGCCGTTCGCGGGAGGGGTGGGCCGACCACTCACAACCCCGCCTCCAAGCTTGGCCGACGTTGGACGTGTCGTGGACGGGCATCCGCGCGTCTGGTTCGTGTCGTGCTCATTAAACCCCTGCATCCATCTTGTTATCAAACCGTCAACACCATCGAGTGGATCGTTGTAAAGGGAGGTCGCAGACGGGCCAGGAGGGAGGTATGAACCGTTTGGTGTTCTGTTTGTTTCCAGTCGAGTGGGGCTAGGTATACTCTGGATGTTGTGCAGCCACTAAAACGGGAGTGTTCACATGTTATACAGTAAGACTGGACCTGATCGACGTCGCAGCATAGGCTTATACTTACTCTGTACCTTCTGCCGCTTGCTGCCAGGTCCCATGCGCCCAGAGATTCCGAGTCATCATCGTACATATAGAGATCCCGAAAAGAGGTTCTGTTGGCTGATGGGAGACGCAGCCCCTCCAGCGTTTCCATCGGTCAATTCCATCTGCCGAGCAAGCGCTCTCGACGTTGTACCCGCATCCATGTACCCAGCCGTTGAACCTTATTTCGCTAGTGCCTGTCAAACAACTAGAATCGAGTCATTGGCTTTCGTTCTTGCCTCTTTTTcgcaagagagagaaggggcGTTCGTTCCGTTATCCAGGCAGATACATCTATCAGCTTGAGGTAGGTGGTTCAGCGGGAATGAGCACTGAGCATGGGATATTGGTCGTAATGAAACTGCCTGACTTTGTGCAACTGGCGATTTCCCTTCACGTGCGAGGCTGTGCCCAGCGAAACCAATTCATTCTCATGTCGAGAGCAAGTAGGTTTGAACTAACCAACGTCAGTCAATTGAAACCGTCAACATGAAACGGCAGCTATATGCTGCTACGCTCTCTAGCCTGGGTGTGCCTTCAATAGCGATCGAGAGTTTAAGATTTTGATTAAAGACCAGTTCCAGCCGGTTGCCTTTACCCTGTGGCTCTGGCCCGGTTCGGCGGGCTTTACCATCTGGGCGGATTCAACGGTTGTTCTAAGAGTTTCATTACGAACAGCCCGACTGCCGACAGGACAGGGGACAGCATCTCGGAAGTCTCTCTCTCGCGATGTGCCGGAAATTCCACCCAGAAGCTCCTCTCAATTCTTGGCCACCTCGCGAGAATATACGGGCCCATTTCCGATGGCACCCGCCATCTCCAGGAAACAAACTTGGGCGCTTCCTTCTTTCCAGACACAACAATGATTCTCCAGACTTTGTGGGCAGCCTGGAAGGTTCAGTCCCATTCCCAGTAGGCTGAGGGGCCTAAACAGGTAAACATCCACACTCCTTATTTCGGTTTCTCTTCCATAATGTGGTTCCTAACCTGGCACAACCAGTCAAGAATGGGAGGCGGATTCAGGGCACATCGTATCTACCCAGTCTCATGTGTTTTCCTTGACACGAACAGACTCCTCGAAAACGAgcctcaacaccaaacccagGTCGGCCTCGGTTGCATCGACATACATGACGGATTCTGCGTCCATGTTGTTTCCTTTGCAAGAAAAGGGCCCAACAGAAACCGATGCTCTGGAACCACTCGAGGAGCGGTCAGATCTATTATTCTCTGGGGAACAACTGGAGGTGATATTCAATGATCCCAACTTTTTGGCCTCTTTCACTGCCTTTGTGAGAACCTGGAGGCCAGCTTCGGTCCCCGTTATCGGTGTATTACTTTGATTTTCTCAAGGCCCTGAAAGTATTGAAATACTCGAATGCCGTTCTTGGTTCGCTCAAAAGATTGGAGGACCACGCTTTCACTCAGGAGCCTTCCGCGCCAACAGTCAACTTGGTACTTCAAGAAAAGATGGACAGGGCATTCGAAGCACTGGTTCGCGAGGAACTACCGGCTTCAATCACCTGCCGCTGGATCCAGGCAGCGAGTTTGACCATCAGGAAAAGAGTGACTGGGACCCTACCTGAGCATCTCCAGCAGTTGTCTGAGGGCTTAGCAGAGGTGTTTTGTCTGATTGATCCATCACGAGAAGACAACCCAATTGTGTTTCCCTCTGGCGGTAATGGCACTTATCATCCCGTTTCCTCGGACTGATACACTGACTAGCTCTGACAAAATTCTACCCGAACGACTCAATACGGCGTCAAGCC from Podospora pseudoanserina strain CBS 124.78 chromosome 2, whole genome shotgun sequence includes the following:
- a CDS encoding hypothetical protein (COG:S; EggNog:ENOG503NV8P; BUSCO:EOG09263JCT) — encoded protein: MAEPEVASTDSEAVPTPENSTPLDDASPLEEHVPSIDTPTLAPTSPESRLSRNPSFSGSSSTYQEDWDSNFPPLDRLTVLELLDNFTLPQQLEKLQKGISAQTEKVRKSREAFNTKSRQARERMVDEWRRRVPSAEEQLDRYRKRMRNSVDKLGKRWNDTKAITLREKISFIFGVMNIFVSGYLIGGWPEYMHWWYTIQILYFMPIRFYTYHKRGYHYFLADLCYFVNFLLLLSVWVFPKSKRLFTAVYCLAFGNNAVAIIMWRNSLVFHSFDKVTSLFIHIMPCATLHCIVHLISPEHQASRFPAIYTIKHSPAGSPTAYANVLSMLAWSTIPYAIWQLSYYFFITVRRRDKIAAGRPTSFTWLRQSYSKVWIGKFVLGLPEALQEPAFMFIQYAYAVLTMLPCSLWFYYRWASAGFLGVVFVWSVYNGATYYIDVFGKRFQKELEAMRKEVERWQGEHEGLVGSGGGGDHGEEKKVGLGEGISGKVLDERREGDEDGGSGLDNIPLLNDERPAAAMVTGLEVGDGGARDVARERRQGRGGV
- the CDH1 gene encoding substrate-specific activator of APC-dependent proteolysis (EggNog:ENOG503NU21; COG:D; COG:O); amino-acid sequence: MGINGDVSNGAALSPTMKRPIQESHSSAAASARLSTPPPPGERLKVEPSHAGSSRNGRSSSRSTDIGLDAVDHALRREIGRQHRESTPGASPSRKRQRINGDRFIPTRSGQDLQASFSLLHEDGSPATPSRQKKRTPHGELHYQRTEEANRTFSRLLRTELFENSIPQVSPPSMSPEHNRLSHGHATRSHTPPNGPPPSSLPSNLTPSTPHKNLFSYMSPRHSIAGHPTPSRTPQSRHGPNLDTRSEVYSLSPVRYGSQQLLLSPRRQPRAVSKVPYKVLDAPELADDFYLNLVDWGNANVLGVGLGSSVYMWNAQTSRVNKLCMLEDDTVTSVSWIQKGTHIAIGTGKGLVQIWDAERQRRLRTMVGHTNRVGALAWNTHILTSGSRDRSIYHRDVRAPDPWMRKLVGHKQEVCGLKWNCEDGQLASGGNDNKLMVWDKLSDSPLWKFSDHTAAVKAIAWSPHQRGLLASGGGTADRRIIFHDTVRGTVVNEIDTGSQVCNLAWSKNSNEIVSTHGYSQNQIVVWKYPSMTQVASLTGHTYRVLYLAMSPDGRVVVTGAGDETLRFWNVFGKRGGRMGEDGEGAEEV